The following are encoded in a window of Doryrhamphus excisus isolate RoL2022-K1 chromosome 16, RoL_Dexc_1.0, whole genome shotgun sequence genomic DNA:
- the LOC131104452 gene encoding protein Shroom2-like isoform X6 — protein MQDNNSSPLLKSPFIIPPEICRQHKVCGLYTARALVSHGSEGAVKCNFFSGVGPCVRAKMVDVVSPHTMPSESEVHVARCFLTKILRSSMRKNRFKGKNDSSSRPHSWHSSKLKEEESECPGRESTSVPVWQPKEARSKESSFQVDQNNLHLRTGQLSSANGMEKLERPAHPFPADCSSPTTYNSITEPLSKTQSRRDTFSCFSAVSGPPFLDPRTGTSIENIFFKGFPGGGSVSTERPKYLQALHLEGSWLHERNSSRMASDLRPGAGPLWQVPEKKKSPSPPLQLQSDSFAATKVFPYSEGPERHRRTYDRMGEKLTDSNKSISDKPSESRRSFTPLSDKEVLHPSRAGEHNQPRPKKHFSLSSTDVRLSHHTNIPAHQRQYSDESPFYTQTFLAPPTNIQSVGSYYRSLQDLPMKTYIAPTKIENREQNRYSGPVNKKTRPVPYNENKEHSGPLRNVLLDHQSSECSNSPQEATKRSEGQAIFSVHQNKKHFSLSRLHDPWVPQEDHRISAFRTPLLHSLAQESRTVPPTSTASPQNVYDSMAASCGKVGRRSDRFATTLRNEVRQKQVELQKSRSAATLTCNVDDANLAEWKAGETSTSCSVSSSNTYKDNLKEAQARVLKATSFQRRDLEPFGGEAPVSKTTNGRVRGRKRFPLAKRTHSFSEPDKIDRLGMDREHQVASFPQMELFDAKPAVSEPVKSVSKSGTESKDRTLSEKAEVTHLGGEASSLNPPWEEVQQDQQRLGTFAEYQASWRKQKRTSEAKIQGRYYSAENILDTEAEEEVMCFHERSRSSPSADFHAQNSPSLLRNPQDKQSSDRKEPPFPGTTENQTGQDTVRPADVMVSSGPHNLSPVLHSAPNPQANGVPPSRPHSDPETTSSSQDFLSEALEEPAMLRLPLGLETQQYASTERPNPAESPHLCRMPGPDRNNEEAEELKEQSASITSLSCLALNQACSPSPSLSVQEDSTQSHQPTMDPGLGPVKGNSLELGPMGEEAKREQLVRDIMGKDKSLVDILDHSGRKTTMDLMEGIFPPEEQILEGGQQRRKTSNGSRLPITSRREEDDVSTTGSLVPSSSYYNTSAPKAELLIKMKDMKEQLLEQESEDELDVDLASKKHELISSLAKKLEVLREARQSLQEDIEDNDALGFEVETTVQRVCLPNQLDKFRMFVGDLDKVVSLLLSLSGRLARVENALNSLEDEAPPEEKHTLTEKRKLLIQQHEDAKELKENLDRRERLVSAIMEAHLDAECLDDYRHFVKMKSALIIEQRKLEDKIKLGEEQLKCLLDSLPAEQRPWL, from the exons ATGCAGGACAATAACTCCTCCCCTCTTCTCAAATCCCCTTTTATAATCCCTCCAGAGATCTGCCGGCAGCACAAGGTGTGTGGTTTGTACACGGCACGGGCTCTTGTGTCACACGGGAGTGAAGGTGCAGTGAAGTGCAACTTCTTTTCAGGCGTCGGTCCATGCGTTcg GGCTAAAATGGTTGATGTTGTCTCGCCACACACAATGCCATCGGAAAGCGAAGTTCATGTGGCGAGGTGCTTTCTCACCAAGATTTTGCGAAGCTCCATGAG GAAGAACCGCTTCAAAGG AAAGAATGATTCCAGCTCACGGCCTCATTCCTGGCATTCTTCCAAGCTGAAAGAGGAGGAGTCAGAGTGTCCTGGCAGAGAGTCCACATCGGTGCCAGTGTGGCAGCCAAAGGAGGCAAG GTCCAAGGAGTCATCCTTTCAAGTGGACCAGAATAACCTGCATCTGCGAACTGGGCAGCTGAGCTCAGCGAACGGCATGGAGAAACTCGAGCGTCCTGCTCATCCCTTCCCAGCAGATTGTTCTTCTCCAACTACATACAACAGCATCACTGAGCCTCTCAGTAAAACACAAAGCAGAAGAGACACATTCAGCTGCTTCTCCGCTGTCTCGGGTCCTCCGTTTCTCGATCCAAGGACGGGGACGAgcattgaaaacatttttttcaagggATTTCCCGGTGGAGGGTCTGTTTCAACGGAGCGGCCCAAATACTTGCAGGCTCTTCACCTCGAGGGGTCATGGTTACATGAGCGGAACTCATCTCGGATGGCGAGTGATCTGAGGCCCGGCGCTGGCCCATTGTGGCAGGtaccagagaagaagaaatcTCCGTCTCCGCCCCTCCAATTGCAAAGTGATAGTTTTGCTGCCACAAAGGTATTCCCATACTCTGAGGGACCTGAGAGACATCGAAGGACTTATGACAGGATGGGTGAAAAGCTGACCGATAGTAACAAATCCATCTCAGATAAACCCTCAGAATCTCGACGTAGCTTCACCCCGCTGTCTGACAAGGAGGTACTCCATCCCAGCAGAGCAGGTGAACACAATCAACCACGCCCAAAGAAACATTTCTCCTTGTCCAGCACTGATGTCAGACTGTCTCATCACACCAACATACCAGCCCACCAGAGGCAATACAGTGACGAGAGTCCTTTCTACACCCAGACATTCTTAGCTCCTCCCACCAATATTCAGAGTGTTGGAAGTTACTATCGCAGTCTTCAGGATCTGCCGATGAAGACGTACATTGCACccacaaaaatagaaaacagaGAACAGAACAGATACTCAGGCCCGGTCAACAAAAAGACCAGGCCTGTGCCATATAATGAAAATAAGGAACACAGTGGCCCTCTAAGAAATGTCCTCCTTGACCATCAAAGTTCTGAATGCTCCAACAGTCCTCAGGAAGCCACAAAGAGAAGTGAAGGACAGGCAATTTTCTCagttcatcaaaataaaaagcaTTTCAGCCTTTCAAGACTCCATGATCCCTGGGTGCCTCAAGAAGACCACAGAATATCCGCCTTCAGGACCCCGTTACTTCATTCTCTGGCACAGGAGAGTAGAACAGTCCCGCCCACGAGCACCGCGTCACCCCAGAATGTCTACGACTCCATGGCCGCCAGTTGCGGGAAAGTCGGTCGGCGCAGTGACCGTTTTGCCACCACACTACGGAATGAAGTGAGGCAGAAGCAAGTTGAGCTGCAAAAAAGCCGTAGTGCCGCGACGCTGACTTGCAATGTTGATGATGCCAACCTGGCGGAGTGGAAAGCTGGAGAGACGTCTACATCGTGTAGCGTCTCCTCCTCAAACACGTACAAAGATAATCTGAAAGAGGCGCAGGCCAGGGTTCTTAAGGCAACCTCCTTCCAGAGACGGGATCTAGAGCCCTTTGGAGGAGAGGCGCCAGTCTCTAAAACCACCAATGGACGTGTTAGAGGGCGTAAGCGCTTTCCCTTGGCCAAGCGAACGCATTCTTTCTCAGAACCGGACAAGATAGACAGACTAGGAATGGACAGAGAGCATCAGGTTGCGTCATTTCCCCAAATGGAATTGTTTGATGCCAAGCCTGCAGTTTCTGAGCCGGTTAAGTCAGTGTCAAAGTCCGGTACAGAAAGCAAGGACAGAACTTTATCAGAAAAAGCGGAGGTGACTCATCTGGGTGGCGAAGCCAGCTCCCTGAACCCCCCATGGGAGGAGGTTCAACAGGACCAACAGAGGCTGGGAACCTTTGCTGAGTACCAAGCCTCATGGAGAAAACAGAAGAGGACATCTGAGGCCAAGATCCAAGGCAGGTATTACTCAGCAGAGAACATCCTAGACACCGAAGCTGAGGAGGAGGTTATGTGCTTCCATGAGAGATCCAGATCTTCTCCCTCTGCAGACTTCCATGCACAG AATAGTCCATCCCTGTTGAGAAATCCACAAGACAAGCAGAGCAGCGACAG GAAAGAACCTCCATTTCCAGGCACCACTGAGAACCAGACTGGCCAAGATACTGTCCGCCCTGCCGATGTCATGGTCTCCTCTGGCCCTCATAACCTGAGCCCTGTCCTTCACTCAGCCCCAAACCCACAAGCCAATGGCGTGCCACCATCCCGTCCCCATTCAGATCCTGAAACAACTTCCTCATCTCAGGATTTCCTCTCAGAGGCCCTTGAGGAACCAGCGATGCTGCGGCTGCCATTGGGCTTGGAGACCCAGCAGTACGCCTCTACTGAGAGGCCCAACCCTGCTGAATCACCTCACTTGTGCAGGATGCCTGGACCTGACAGGAATAACGAAGAAGCCGAGGAACTAAAGGAGCAGTCTGCATCTATCACCTCTTTGTCTTGTCTTGCACTAAATCAAGCGTGCTCTCCTTCACCGTCACTTTCTGTGCAGGAGGACTCAACTCAAAG TCACCAGCCCACGATGGACCCCGGACTTGGTCCAGTCAAAGGGAACAGTCTTGAGTTAGGTCCAATGGGGGAAGAGGCCAAGAGAGAGCAGCTGGTGCGGGACATTATGGGCAAAGACAAATCTCTGGTGGACATTTTAGATCACAGTGGAAGGAAGACCACCATGGATCTGATGGAGGGAATATTTCCCCCAGAGGAGCAGATTCTTGAGGGGGGCCAGCAGCGCAGAAAAACCTCCAACGGCTCCAGGCTACCTATCACAAGCAG GAGGGAGGAGGACGATGTCTCAACAACAGGTTCCCTGGTTCCCAGCTCTTCCTACTACAACACGTCAGCTCCAAAGGCTGAGCTCCTCATCAAGATGAAGGACATGAAGGAACAACTTCTGGAACAGGAGTCTGAAGATGAGCTGGACGTGGACCTGGCCAGTAAAAAG CACGAGCTCATCTCCAGCCTGGCAAAGAAGCTCGAGGTGCTTCGAGAAGCGCGCCAAAGCCTCCAGGAGGACATAGAGGACAATGATGCTTTGGGCTTTGAGGTGGAGACCACTGTGCAGCGTGTCTGCTTGCCCAACCAGCTCGACAAGTTCCGAATGTTTGTGGGCGACCTGGACAAGGTTGTGAGTCTGCTGCTGTCACTGTCTGGTCGTCTCGCCCGGGTGGAGAACGCCCTCAACAGCCTGGAAGATGAAGCGCCCCCGGAGGAGAAG caCACGCTGACTGAGAAACGCAAGCTGCTAATACAACAGCATGAGGACGCCAAAGAACTGAAGGAGAACCTGGATCGGCGGGAGCGTCTGGTTTCCGCTATCATGGAAGCCCACTTGGACGCGGAGTGCCTGGATGACTATCGCCATTTTGTGAAGATGAAATCCGCTCTCATCATCGAGCAGCGGAAGCTGGAGGACAAGATCAAGCTGGGCGAGGAGCAGCTCAAGTGCCTGCTGGACAGTCTCCCAGCGGAGCAGAGGCCATGGCTATGA
- the LOC131104452 gene encoding protein Shroom2-like isoform X2, with protein MQDNNSSPLLKSPFIIPPEICRQHKVCGLYTARALVSHGSEGAVKCNFFSGVGPCVRAKMVDVVSPHTMPSESEVHVARCFLTKILRSSMRKNDSSSRPHSWHSSKLKEEESECPGRESTSVPVWQPKEARSKESSFQVDQNNLHLRTGQLSSANGMEKLERPAHPFPADCSSPTTYNSITEPLSKTQSRRDTFSCFSAVSGPPFLDPRTGTSIENIFFKGFPGGGSVSTERPKYLQALHLEGSWLHERNSSRMASDLRPGAGPLWQVPEKKKSPSPPLQLQSDSFAATKVFPYSEGPERHRRTYDRMGEKLTDSNKSISDKPSESRRSFTPLSDKEVLHPSRAGEHNQPRPKKHFSLSSTDVRLSHHTNIPAHQRQYSDESPFYTQTFLAPPTNIQSVGSYYRSLQDLPMKTYIAPTKIENREQNRYSGPVNKKTRPVPYNENKEHSGPLRNVLLDHQSSECSNSPQEATKRSEGQAIFSVHQNKKHFSLSRLHDPWVPQEDHRISAFRTPLLHSLAQESRTVPPTSTASPQNVYDSMAASCGKVGRRSDRFATTLRNEVRQKQVELQKSRSAATLTCNVDDANLAEWKAGETSTSCSVSSSNTYKDNLKEAQARVLKATSFQRRDLEPFGGEAPVSKTTNGRVRGRKRFPLAKRTHSFSEPDKIDRLGMDREHQVASFPQMELFDAKPAVSEPVKSVSKSGTESKDRTLSEKAEVTHLGGEASSLNPPWEEVQQDQQRLGTFAEYQASWRKQKRTSEAKIQGRYYSAENILDTEAEEEVMCFHERSRSSPSADFHAQNSPSLLRNPQDKQSSDRKEPPFPGTTENQTGQDTVRPADVMVSSGPHNLSPVLHSAPNPQANGVPPSRPHSDPETTSSSQDFLSEALEEPAMLRLPLGLETQQYASTERPNPAESPHLCRMPGPDRNNEEAEELKEQSASITSLSCLALNQACSPSPSLSVQEDSTQRSENDLKLCEAVMYASGTIVQNETSTECSDVERVVSPSDMWWCPGINISLHGEASPSSLFVCSHQPTMDPGLGPVKGNSLELGPMGEEAKREQLVRDIMGKDKSLVDILDHSGRKTTMDLMEGIFPPEEQILEGGQQRRKTSNGSRLPITSRREEDDVSTTGSLVPSSSYYNTSAPKAELLIKMKDMKEQLLEQESEDELDVDLASKKHELISSLAKKLEVLREARQSLQEDIEDNDALGFEVETTVQRVCLPNQLDKFRMFVGDLDKVVSLLLSLSGRLARVENALNSLEDEAPPEEKHTLTEKRKLLIQQHEDAKELKENLDRRERLVSAIMEAHLDAECLDDYRHFVKMKSALIIEQRKLEDKIKLGEEQLKCLLDSLPAEQRPWL; from the exons ATGCAGGACAATAACTCCTCCCCTCTTCTCAAATCCCCTTTTATAATCCCTCCAGAGATCTGCCGGCAGCACAAGGTGTGTGGTTTGTACACGGCACGGGCTCTTGTGTCACACGGGAGTGAAGGTGCAGTGAAGTGCAACTTCTTTTCAGGCGTCGGTCCATGCGTTcg GGCTAAAATGGTTGATGTTGTCTCGCCACACACAATGCCATCGGAAAGCGAAGTTCATGTGGCGAGGTGCTTTCTCACCAAGATTTTGCGAAGCTCCATGAG AAAGAATGATTCCAGCTCACGGCCTCATTCCTGGCATTCTTCCAAGCTGAAAGAGGAGGAGTCAGAGTGTCCTGGCAGAGAGTCCACATCGGTGCCAGTGTGGCAGCCAAAGGAGGCAAG GTCCAAGGAGTCATCCTTTCAAGTGGACCAGAATAACCTGCATCTGCGAACTGGGCAGCTGAGCTCAGCGAACGGCATGGAGAAACTCGAGCGTCCTGCTCATCCCTTCCCAGCAGATTGTTCTTCTCCAACTACATACAACAGCATCACTGAGCCTCTCAGTAAAACACAAAGCAGAAGAGACACATTCAGCTGCTTCTCCGCTGTCTCGGGTCCTCCGTTTCTCGATCCAAGGACGGGGACGAgcattgaaaacatttttttcaagggATTTCCCGGTGGAGGGTCTGTTTCAACGGAGCGGCCCAAATACTTGCAGGCTCTTCACCTCGAGGGGTCATGGTTACATGAGCGGAACTCATCTCGGATGGCGAGTGATCTGAGGCCCGGCGCTGGCCCATTGTGGCAGGtaccagagaagaagaaatcTCCGTCTCCGCCCCTCCAATTGCAAAGTGATAGTTTTGCTGCCACAAAGGTATTCCCATACTCTGAGGGACCTGAGAGACATCGAAGGACTTATGACAGGATGGGTGAAAAGCTGACCGATAGTAACAAATCCATCTCAGATAAACCCTCAGAATCTCGACGTAGCTTCACCCCGCTGTCTGACAAGGAGGTACTCCATCCCAGCAGAGCAGGTGAACACAATCAACCACGCCCAAAGAAACATTTCTCCTTGTCCAGCACTGATGTCAGACTGTCTCATCACACCAACATACCAGCCCACCAGAGGCAATACAGTGACGAGAGTCCTTTCTACACCCAGACATTCTTAGCTCCTCCCACCAATATTCAGAGTGTTGGAAGTTACTATCGCAGTCTTCAGGATCTGCCGATGAAGACGTACATTGCACccacaaaaatagaaaacagaGAACAGAACAGATACTCAGGCCCGGTCAACAAAAAGACCAGGCCTGTGCCATATAATGAAAATAAGGAACACAGTGGCCCTCTAAGAAATGTCCTCCTTGACCATCAAAGTTCTGAATGCTCCAACAGTCCTCAGGAAGCCACAAAGAGAAGTGAAGGACAGGCAATTTTCTCagttcatcaaaataaaaagcaTTTCAGCCTTTCAAGACTCCATGATCCCTGGGTGCCTCAAGAAGACCACAGAATATCCGCCTTCAGGACCCCGTTACTTCATTCTCTGGCACAGGAGAGTAGAACAGTCCCGCCCACGAGCACCGCGTCACCCCAGAATGTCTACGACTCCATGGCCGCCAGTTGCGGGAAAGTCGGTCGGCGCAGTGACCGTTTTGCCACCACACTACGGAATGAAGTGAGGCAGAAGCAAGTTGAGCTGCAAAAAAGCCGTAGTGCCGCGACGCTGACTTGCAATGTTGATGATGCCAACCTGGCGGAGTGGAAAGCTGGAGAGACGTCTACATCGTGTAGCGTCTCCTCCTCAAACACGTACAAAGATAATCTGAAAGAGGCGCAGGCCAGGGTTCTTAAGGCAACCTCCTTCCAGAGACGGGATCTAGAGCCCTTTGGAGGAGAGGCGCCAGTCTCTAAAACCACCAATGGACGTGTTAGAGGGCGTAAGCGCTTTCCCTTGGCCAAGCGAACGCATTCTTTCTCAGAACCGGACAAGATAGACAGACTAGGAATGGACAGAGAGCATCAGGTTGCGTCATTTCCCCAAATGGAATTGTTTGATGCCAAGCCTGCAGTTTCTGAGCCGGTTAAGTCAGTGTCAAAGTCCGGTACAGAAAGCAAGGACAGAACTTTATCAGAAAAAGCGGAGGTGACTCATCTGGGTGGCGAAGCCAGCTCCCTGAACCCCCCATGGGAGGAGGTTCAACAGGACCAACAGAGGCTGGGAACCTTTGCTGAGTACCAAGCCTCATGGAGAAAACAGAAGAGGACATCTGAGGCCAAGATCCAAGGCAGGTATTACTCAGCAGAGAACATCCTAGACACCGAAGCTGAGGAGGAGGTTATGTGCTTCCATGAGAGATCCAGATCTTCTCCCTCTGCAGACTTCCATGCACAG AATAGTCCATCCCTGTTGAGAAATCCACAAGACAAGCAGAGCAGCGACAG GAAAGAACCTCCATTTCCAGGCACCACTGAGAACCAGACTGGCCAAGATACTGTCCGCCCTGCCGATGTCATGGTCTCCTCTGGCCCTCATAACCTGAGCCCTGTCCTTCACTCAGCCCCAAACCCACAAGCCAATGGCGTGCCACCATCCCGTCCCCATTCAGATCCTGAAACAACTTCCTCATCTCAGGATTTCCTCTCAGAGGCCCTTGAGGAACCAGCGATGCTGCGGCTGCCATTGGGCTTGGAGACCCAGCAGTACGCCTCTACTGAGAGGCCCAACCCTGCTGAATCACCTCACTTGTGCAGGATGCCTGGACCTGACAGGAATAACGAAGAAGCCGAGGAACTAAAGGAGCAGTCTGCATCTATCACCTCTTTGTCTTGTCTTGCACTAAATCAAGCGTGCTCTCCTTCACCGTCACTTTCTGTGCAGGAGGACTCAACTCAAAG ATCTGAAAATGACCTCAAGCTCTGTGAAGCTGTGATGTATGCTTCAGGGACGATCGTCCAAAATGAAACTAGCACTGAGTGTTCAGACGTAGAGAGAGTCGTTTCCCCGTCAGATATGTGGTGGTGTCCTGGCATCAACATCTCCCTGCATGGCGAGGCGTCACCCTCCTCACTATTTGTCTGCAGTCACCAGCCCACGATGGACCCCGGACTTGGTCCAGTCAAAGGGAACAGTCTTGAGTTAGGTCCAATGGGGGAAGAGGCCAAGAGAGAGCAGCTGGTGCGGGACATTATGGGCAAAGACAAATCTCTGGTGGACATTTTAGATCACAGTGGAAGGAAGACCACCATGGATCTGATGGAGGGAATATTTCCCCCAGAGGAGCAGATTCTTGAGGGGGGCCAGCAGCGCAGAAAAACCTCCAACGGCTCCAGGCTACCTATCACAAGCAG GAGGGAGGAGGACGATGTCTCAACAACAGGTTCCCTGGTTCCCAGCTCTTCCTACTACAACACGTCAGCTCCAAAGGCTGAGCTCCTCATCAAGATGAAGGACATGAAGGAACAACTTCTGGAACAGGAGTCTGAAGATGAGCTGGACGTGGACCTGGCCAGTAAAAAG CACGAGCTCATCTCCAGCCTGGCAAAGAAGCTCGAGGTGCTTCGAGAAGCGCGCCAAAGCCTCCAGGAGGACATAGAGGACAATGATGCTTTGGGCTTTGAGGTGGAGACCACTGTGCAGCGTGTCTGCTTGCCCAACCAGCTCGACAAGTTCCGAATGTTTGTGGGCGACCTGGACAAGGTTGTGAGTCTGCTGCTGTCACTGTCTGGTCGTCTCGCCCGGGTGGAGAACGCCCTCAACAGCCTGGAAGATGAAGCGCCCCCGGAGGAGAAG caCACGCTGACTGAGAAACGCAAGCTGCTAATACAACAGCATGAGGACGCCAAAGAACTGAAGGAGAACCTGGATCGGCGGGAGCGTCTGGTTTCCGCTATCATGGAAGCCCACTTGGACGCGGAGTGCCTGGATGACTATCGCCATTTTGTGAAGATGAAATCCGCTCTCATCATCGAGCAGCGGAAGCTGGAGGACAAGATCAAGCTGGGCGAGGAGCAGCTCAAGTGCCTGCTGGACAGTCTCCCAGCGGAGCAGAGGCCATGGCTATGA